From Plasmodium brasilianum strain Bolivian I chromosome 7, whole genome shotgun sequence, the proteins below share one genomic window:
- a CDS encoding hypothetical protein (conserved Plasmodium protein), which yields MNFRNFLLPLHRRKRLEDVDLKSCKKKKKKKKYIHRCLNLRKFKKYDQYRNMEIYYQYIDLKEILINNCCMDVEDKNNDSTRSKRVANCTTATAVAAISATTVNNGEVGKDENNPCSCGDNFTTHDFKGCFITGLHIYESIFLIACSGGIVSIFDKNFNNVMNRKVSNTLIKDLSINKKKNAMCFIDNLDNLYLIYLNITNVVRSYNLNMCNSDCIKICSNNYERSGNQNAKGYNLKKGVDEINGYLNKEKYMKLNKKEKIFTKAFFYNEIISYNIKYLNCSIINPCFDNYHNNNICILSSNKVVSVMYIYEFHINNTVIFKERQILNLYWHNCYIFICTHFSVFVINFFDKTKVANINLTCPPSDCGMGFLAIPPNEEFCNGKKRDKNEEKNGSGDCMLLYDSENVKKVFNRMYSRTNEGVNGKISDMKSEMKYNMRYGMAREGTDDDYCRNNVRNDIDKQNTLGQKIRGNDHLIHICEIKRDIFIIAKEKNIKIIKIEKINEIEKVRVMNDFSLDNFIISISAYYHDSIEALKDHTFYMSIITFSSNCSFEKGKKVKGWGTCLEHLILTNNNYLMYRSSIILDNTFLGSGEGQKICINHEEGTPVIHYHNNNNNDDSNNNSHSCYLIGTKSRNGHDESSARDCCARYFSNCKYMTRLHREHIFNNTDQLNIYQYSYLHKEMLINGIKKKRRDKNDTRVNESVVNEYTVNQSSFLYIYGNNTFLQFRAKSVKEFFFEYIVKNSKNRKNLFFILNELKRNEKYRNELSDIGLLLIHSCFKYKKYFLATKIVATLYKHFHNKDKVIYNIIKMFFHHRKLYILSLYYRKLKEYGEKKKKKKKKKKKKKKKKKKILKKCTSNSSILHKVKGSRKGQILLSQKMKVKRKKKKNIRSILYVLNYLMTRKKKKKFEGIKQLSKKNTGAKCDKNSENCKNCKNCRNCKNCRNCKNCKNCKNCKNCENCKNCENCKNCENCKNCENCKNCENCKICKNSRNNKTKSDKDSKDNQNSNIRKSCKNSNIGKHKKKQINKTCVQKEQKKSFFFFLTKNIFNRFLVFLLFSDVYEFRKNYETSSPDELNVYMLSEQIIFYLKDDFSLINKKLTTRHHILPPALSRNQKKKKKKEKEKEKKSQNKNKPCEKKGESNCNLGRDIGNNNYACGSSSHSSSCSNHRSDATGDDLTVLRRKKSSAEKQIVLDIFLDILFKFNIFIPRVYSRNVRLCSSNSKKKNNFTWCINNTTASNTQANSSEASNSKKCTQKKNIIVNNISKEKKNKCTEKINKSLEQKYYYDHITDSVFTSFSMSPENHPQHHHEYNNKRKKSSLNMKTSNEEKIDYYHSGLEEDMAKKKKKEERDKLVSERGNWTSETNNGANEVDNCTSERGKFEKSKSDHYKNNVIIVENRKREKKKKKKKYFPDNDNNHVILCDMVRSKGTKRCSFKNDKITTFKSIKNDYFSNDYFANDYFSNDYFSNDYFSNDYFANDYFANDYFSNKCFPMNRDFANDSSANNLAFFDKECNNIKKVEIIRMLLHMKKKNVFDYLNQCSLQVLREITDTSVILLCKISLKKAVKLLVLRYVNEKGIYEYFFNPNDMIIKLKKEPFFLYKYVKKIKDIKHLSKHINLFVFLIFIFEPTLLMHYINKYYAYISFKVVLFLISFFNLLYSNNSSLLEGGNSNKLEYSCNGAHKGENEGHTVKTLSGGQRVVHIEAQAKRIEETNETEKEKRKEEASRMEESNQTDRGDNVPYNSGANLKTGTAAKCRLIYFKNEYVMLLYKYLLHEHVKKEKMMNLFDLIKEESKYCKNDFNFFLHVKAFIYVIFGYINRGLNIYIKMNNYAEIYYIMTCYNITISEDIKKKVYEYMASTDCATTKRNVQHIKLNKKWCNNNIHMAQGDSTNVIHSSTSRNTLIDDDIYVNSPYRSTISLCRHRQNEFSDVRPRSSQRIDSYINTRSNAKRMDGAEGKEINIPYCLALQAKNFRLKTNRKIKKNKGKFRGSSEVNMKGNFDGNTYGFKKVVCPMKNNNDRSGELNTSDHNTSDHNTNDHNTNDHNTSDHNTNDHNTSDHNTSELYHNSSMKNKWQKEAVEKIDDDIAKQRSPVPKSAHTSVNKKEYDETVDNNRNRGRSYDCIESYVHKFVKSDILDKEIMYQLYYEKNKENDKKGKNYLVDINNYGKKQNEGKKKNKNKNSKNENNKNNKTNQYKNNKTNQCKNDKTNQYKNNKKNQYKNNKNKNKTHTYKNYITYNNYYLSFWKKTEKLNAFKENVIKSYLVHNINYDIYYDMNYMMLINLLQELFYKNDLCENYNNILVSEKTETFNFFKEIKKRGYAIYNGKIKKEIKNNDLKLLDINDYYFLNDNSREADMLLPYIKDNNNSENTKKDIFHIQKHLPANHFLYDQVYNNSPYISNFSSFCSLCLNNIYHDSNAFNEEKEIKNNVIVFFFCNHLYHLKCLKDKNLLCGVCETCD from the coding sequence ATGAATTTTCGGAATTTCTTACTCCCCCTACATAGGCGAAAGCGACTCGAGGATGTGGATTTAAAAAGTtgtaagaaaaagaagaaaaaaaaaaaatacattcaCAGATGtttaaatttaagaaaattcaaaaaatatgacCAGTATAGAAATATGGAAATTTATTATCAGTACATAGATTTAAaggaaattttaataaacaatTGCTGCATGGATGTAGAAGATAAAAACAACGATAGTACTAGAAGTAAACGTGTTGCCAATTGCACTACTGCAACTGCTGTTGCTGCTATTAGTGCCACTACCGTGAACAATGGTGAAGTAGGTAAAGACGAGAACAACCCATGTAGCTGCGGAGATAACTTTACAACCCATGATTTTAAAGGCTGCTTCATCACAGGTCTACATATTTACgaaagtatttttttaattgctTGTTCAGGTGGAATTGTAAgtatttttgataaaaactTTAACAATGTTATGAACAGAAAAGTTAGTAATACGCTTATAAAAGATTTGtccattaataaaaaaaaaaatgccaTGTGTTTTATCGACAATTTGGATAACCtttatcttatttatttaaatataacaaatgtaGTGAGaagttataatttaaatatgtgtAATAGTGACTGCATAAAAATCTGCAGCAATAATTATGAACGATCAGGTAATCAGAACGCAAAAggttataatttaaaaaaaggtgtGGACGAAATTAATGGGTACCTAAATAAGGAAAAGTAcatgaaattaaataaaaaagagaaaatttttacaaaagcatttttttataatgagaTTATTAgctataatataaaatacttaAACTGCAGCATAATAAATCCTTGCTTCGATAATTaccataataataatatttgcaTATTATCATCAAATAAGGTAGTCTctgttatgtatatttatgaatttcACATAAACAACACAGTCATTTTTAAAGAGCgacaaattttaaatttatattggcataattgttatattttcatatgtacacatttttCAGTTTTCGTCATAAACTTTTTTGATAAAACGAAAGTTgctaatattaatttaacttGTCCTCCTTCGGATTGTGGGATGGGGTTTTTGGCCATTCCACCGAACGAAGAATTTTGTAATGGTAAGAAAAgagataaaaatgaagagaaaaatgGTAGTGGTGATTGtatgttattatatgatAGTGAAAATGTGAAGAAGGTATTTAACAGGATGTATAGCAGAACCAATGAAGGGGTAAATGGAAAGATAAGCGACATGAAGAGTGAAATGAAGTACAACATGAGATACGGAATGGCAAGAGAAGGAACAGATGACGACTACTGCAGAAACAATGTACGGAATGATATAGATAAGCAAAATACTTTGGGTCAAAAAATAAGAGGAAATGATCATTTGATTCATATATGCGAAATTAAAagagatatatttataattgccaaggaaaaaaatattaaaattataaaaatagaaaaaataaacgaaattGAAAAAGTTCGTGTTATGAATGATTTTTCATtagataattttataataagcATAAGTGCATATTACCACGACAGTATAGAAGCATTAAAGGATCATACATTTTACATGTCAATAATAACCTTTAGTAGTAACTGCTCATTTGAGAAGGGGAAAAAAGTTAAAGGGTGGGGAACATGTCTAGAACATCTTATcttaacaaataataattacttaATGTATAGAAGCAGCATCATTTTGGACAATACATTTTTGGGGTCTGGAGAAGGGCAAAAGATTTGCATTAACCATGAGGAAGGTACTCCTGTTATACATTAtcataacaataataataatgatgatagtaacaataatagccACAGTTGTTATCTTATTGGCACTAAAAGCAGGAATGGGCATGATGAAAGTAGCGCTCGAGACTGCTGCGCAAGATACTTTAGTAACTGCAAATACATGACCAGGCTCCACCGTGAGCACATTTTCAATAACACTGAccagttaaatatatatcagtaCAGTTATCTTCATAAAGAAATGCTAATTAAtgggataaaaaaaaaaagaagagataAGAATGATACTAGAGTAAATGAATCTGTGGTAAACGAATATACAGTAAACCAGTCTAGCTTCCTATACATATATGGTAATAACACCTTTTTGCAATTTCGGGCAAAAAGTGTAAAAGAAttcttttttgaatatatcgtaaaaaatagcaaaaatcGAAagaaccttttttttattttaaatgaattaaagagaaatgaaaaatatagaaatgaATTATCTGATATTGGTTTACTATTAATACATTcttgttttaaatataaaaaatatttccttGCTACAAAAATTGTTGCTACTTTGTATAaacattttcataataaagATAAGGTTATCtataatatcataaaaatgttttttcacCATAGAaagttatatattctttCCCTCTATTACAGAAAACTAAAAGAAtatggagaaaaaaaaaaaaaaaaaaaaaaaaaaaaaaaaaaaaaaaaaaaaaaaaaaaaaaaaattctcaaAAAATGTACCAGTAATAGTTCAATACTGCATAAAGTAAAAGGTAGTAGAAAAGGACAAATATTGTTAtcacaaaaaatgaaagttaagagaaaaaaaaaaaaaaatattaggaGCATTTTGTATGTTCTTAATTACTTGATGactaggaaaaaaaaaaaaaaattcgaaGGAATAAAACAACTTAGCAAAAAAAACACAGGAGCAAAATGTGATAAAAATAGTGAGAACtgtaaaaattgtaaaaattgtagaaattgtaaaaattgtagaaattgcaaaaattgcaaaaattgcaaaaattgtaaaaattgcgaaaattgtaaaaattgcgaaaattgtaaaaactgcgaaaattgtaaaaattgcgaaaattgtaaaaattgcgaaaattgtaaaatttgtaaaaacagtagaaacaataaaacaaagaGTGATAAAGATAGTAAAGATAATCAAAACAGTAATATTCGTAAAAGTTGTAAAAATAGCAATATTggtaaacataaaaaaaaacaaataaataaaacttgTGTGCAGAaagaacagaaaaaaagttttttctttttcttaacgaaaaatatatttaacagaTTTCtagtttttttgttattctcTGATGTTTATGAATttcgaaaaaattatgaaacgTCATCTCCTGATGAGttaaatgtttatatgttaagtgagcaaataatattttacctGAAGGACGATTTTTCccttataaataaaaaactgaCCACTCGCCATCATATATTGCCCCCCGCGTTGAGTagaaatcaaaaaaaaaaaaaaaaaaaggaaaaggaaaaggaaaagaagagTCAGAATAAGAATAAGCCTTGTGAAAAAAAGGGAGAAAGCAATTGTAACTTAGGTAGAGATATCGGTAATAACAATTATGCGTGTGGAAGTAGCAGCCATAGCAGTAGCTGCAGCAACCATAGAAGCGACGCAACGGGTGATGATCTTACAGTCCTAAGAAGGAAAAAGAGCAGCGCAGAAAAACAAATCGTTTTAGATATTTTCCTTGATATTCTTTTTAAGTTCAACATATTCATCCCACGTGTATACTCACGCAACGTACGATTATGCAGCAGtaacagtaaaaaaaagaataattttacgTGGTGCATTAATAATACAACAGCAAGTAATACACAAGCAAATAGCAGCGAAGCGagtaatagtaaaaaatgcacacaaaaaaaaaatattattgttaacaACATTTCCAAGGAGAAGAAGAACAAATgtacagaaaaaataaacaaatccTTGGAGCAGAAATATTACTATGACCATATTACTGACAGTGTATTCACTTCTTTCTCGATGAGTCCTGAAAATCACCCACAGCATCATCAtgaatataacaataaaagaaagaaaagtaGCTTAAACATGAAGACGTcgaatgaagaaaaaatagattaTTATCATAGTGGGCTTGAAGAGGATatggcaaaaaaaaagaaaaaagaggaaaGGGATAAATTGGTTAGTGAAAGGGGTAACTGGACGAGTGAAACGAATAACGGAGCGAATGAAGTGGATAACTGTACAAGTGAAAGGggtaaatttgaaaaaagtaaGTCTGACCATTATAAAAACAACGTTATAATAgtagaaaatagaaaaagagaaaaaaaaaaaaaaaaaaaaaaatactttccGGATAATGATAACAACCATGTGATACTGTGTGATATGGTTAGGAGTAAAGGAACAAAAAGGTGCAGTTTTAAAAATGACAAGATTACTACTTTTAAGAGCATTAAGAATGATTACTTTTCGAATGATTACTTTGCGAATGATTACTTTTCGAATGATTACTTTTCGAATGATTACTTTTCGAATGATTACTTTGCGAATGATTACTTTGCGAATGATTACTTTTCGAATAAGTGTTTTCCAATGAACAGGGATTTTGCAAATGACAGCTCTGCAAATAATCTCGCCTTTTTTGATAAAGAATGTAATAACATAAAGAAGGTAGAGATAATAAGAATGTTACTtcatatgaagaaaaaaaatgtatttgaTTACTTAAATCAGTGTAGTTTACAAGTACTTAGAGAAATAACTGATACTAGTGTAATATTATTGTGTAAAATAAGCTTAAAAAAAGCTGTTAAATTATTAGTTCTTAGAtatgtaaatgaaaaaggtatttatgaatacttttttaatcCAAAtgatatgataataaaattaaaaaaagaacctttttttttgtataaatatgtaaaaaaaataaaagatataaaacatttaagTAAGCATATTAacttatttgtatttttaatattcatcTTTGAACCGACATTATTAATGCATTACATAAACAAGTATTACGCCTATATTAGCTTTAAGGTTGTTCTATTcttaatttcctttttcaatCTCCTCTATTCAAATAACAGTAGTTTGCTCGAGGGGGGAAACAGCAACAAGTTGGAGTATAGTTGTAACGGAGCTCATAAGGGGGAGAACGAGGGCCACACAGTAAAGACATTATCGGGAGGGCAAAGAGTTGTGCACATTGAGGCACAAGCAAAAAGAATAGAAGAAACAAACGAAAcggagaaagaaaaaagaaaagaagaggCAAGCAGGATGGAAGAATCAAACCAAACAGACCGTGGAGATAACGTACCTTACAACAGTGGTGCAAATTTGAAAACAGGGACAGCTGCTAAATGTCggctaatttattttaagaatGAATATGTTATGTTACTGTACAAGTATTTATTACATGAGCAtgtgaaaaaggaaaaaatgatgaatcTATTTGATCTGATAAAAGAAGAGTCCAAGTATTGCAAAAATGATTTTAACTTCTTTCTCCATGTAaaagcatttatatatgtaatctTTGGTTATATTAATAGAgggttaaatatatatataaaaatgaacaattatgcagaaatatattatattatgacaTGTTACAATATAACCATTAGTGAAGATATTAAGAAGAAAGTATATGAATACATGGCTTCAACAGATTGTGCTACTACCAAAAGAAATGTACAacacataaaattaaataaaaaatggtgtaataataatatacatatggcACAAGGAGATTCAACAAATGTAATACATAGTAGTACTAGTAGAAACACTTTAATTGATGATGATATATACGTTAACTCCCCATATCGAAGTACTATCAGTCTATGCAGACATAGACAAAATGAATTCAGTGATGTTCGTCCTAGGAGCAGTCAACGTATCGACAGTTACATAAATACCAGAAGTAATGCTAAAAGAATGGATGGAGCGGAGggaaaagaaattaatatcCCGTATTGCCTTGCGCTACAAGCGAAGAACTTTCGATTGAAGACAAAtcgaaaaattaaaaaaaataaaggaaaatttaGAGGAAGTTCTGAAGTCAACATGAAAGGCAACTTCGACGGTAACACTTAtggttttaaaaaagtagTTTGTCCAATGAAGAATAATAATGACAGGTCAGGTGAGCTCAACACGAGTGATCACAACACGAGTGATCACAACACGAATGATCACAACACAAATGATCACAACACGAGTGATCACAACACGAATGATCACAACACAAGTGATCACAACACAAGTGAGCTTTACCATAATAGCTCTATGAAGAATAAATGGCAAAAGGAAGCAGTTGAAAAGATAGATGATGACATAGCAAAACAGAGAAGTCCAGTTCCAAAAAGTGCGCATACGAGCGTGAACAAGAAGGAATATGATGAAACAGTGGATAATAACAGAAACAGAGGCAGGTCTTATGACTGTATAGAGTCGTATGTACACAAATTTGTAAAGAGTGATATCTTAGATAAGGAAATTATGTATCAGTtgtattatgaaaaaaataaggagaatgacaaaaaaggcaaaaattatttagttgatattaataattatgggaaaaagcaaaatgaaggaaaaaaaaaaaataaaaataaaaatagcaaaaatgaaaataataaaaataataaaacaaatcaatataaaaataataaaacaaatcaatgtaaaaatgataaaacaaatcaatataaaaataataaaaaaaatcaatataaaaataataaaaataaaaacaaaactcACACCTACAAGAACTACATAACGtacaataattattatctatCGTTTTGGAAAAAAACAGAGAAACTAAATGCATTTAAGGAAAACGTAATTAAGAGCTATTTAGTTCATAACATAAATTATGACATATATTATGACATGAATTACATGATGCTGATTAACTTACTACaggaattattttataaaaacgaTCTTTGTGAAAACTACAACAACATATTAGTTAGCGAAAAAACAGAGacatttaacttttttaaggaaataaaaaaaagaggttatgctatatataatggaaagattaaaaaagaaattaaaaataacgacttaaaattattagacatcaatgattattattttttaaatgataattcAAGAGAAGCAGATATGTTATTACCATATATAAAGGACAATAATAATTCTGAAAATACCAAGAAGGACATATTTCATATTCAAAAACATCTGCCAGCTaaccattttttatatgatcaAGTTTATAATAACAGCCCGTATATTTCAAACTTTTCCTCCTTTTGCTCCCTTTGcttaaataacatatatcaTGATTCTAATGCGTTcaatgaagaaaaagaaattaaaaataatgttatcgttttttttttttgtaatcaTCTTTACCATTTGAAATGTTTAAAAGATAAGAATCTCCTTTGCGGGGTTTGCGAAACGTGCGATTAG
- a CDS encoding methyltransferase, protein MTPSKLHKLSYWEEVYKNELENYEESNIELEEWFEENCDKIINWIDKNFKEKKSISILDIGCGNGLFLHKLYNRGFLNLYGFDFSNSAIELAKKWFNINNANNIYVQVLDICNIEKELNKNSKLMNDYKLLNDKGTFDIFFMNNKQNEYFKQISFFFRWHTLLCITSCNACKEEILYIINNFNKSCSKFKLSLMDEIFYESITFSGRSGQIITTLIFKCS, encoded by the coding sequence ATGACTCCATCCAAGTTACATAAATTGAGCTACTGGGAAGaagtttataaaaatgaattggAAAATTACGAAGAGTCAAATATTGAATTAGAAGAATGGTTTGAGGAAAATtgtgataaaataattaattggattgacaaaaattttaaagaaaaaaagagtataTCAATACTTGATATAGGCTGTGGAAATGGATTATtcttacataaattatataatagaggttttttaaatttatatggtTTTGATTTTTCAAATAGTGCTATAGAGTTAGCCAAAAAATggtttaatattaataatgcgaacaatatatatgtacaagtgttagatatttgtaatattgaaaaggagttaaataaaaattcgaaattaatgaatgactataaattattaaatgataaGGGAacatttgatatattttttatgaataataaacagaatgaatattttaaacaaatatcatttttctttcGATGGCATACACTTTTATGTATTACATCATGTAACGCATGTAAGGaggaaatattatatattattaacaacTTCAACAAGAGCTGctcaaaatttaaattatctttAATGGATGAAATATTCTATGAATCCATAACATTTTCGGGAAGAAGCGGTCAGATTATTACTACATTGATTTTTAAATGTTCCTAA
- a CDS encoding hypothetical protein (conserved Plasmodium protein) has product MDPYKFNSWIRILIALCSTGAYILISLMLPLFVAVPSFDAVYGIFFVAPYNDNKYITWYKFEDHICKNGKRYEDLSKTKHYEKNIRSKLCNSINFLKHYLLIAFIVALINLIVVKGTLIYAHFREHPETSSIKHVSFCNKIMALIVCLTLTNCALFIASFFFFNSEKEFGNSHYLHAGFYILLSDFVSHFLIIIFIKRDKTILKCVCELELLPWEQKPKLPVHNTQFNDTLISPHEITNYLHVLFQDDNLNEEKLKNFFGTSNYEEIYYIIMNNIKAKKEMMNTYP; this is encoded by the exons ATGGATCCATACAAGTTTAACAGCTGGATAAGAATATTAATAGCCTTATGTTCAACCGGagcttatattttaatttccttAATGCTGCCCTTATTCGTg GCAGTACCTTCTTTCGATGCAGTGTACGGCATATTTTTCGTAGCACCATACAACGACAATAAATACATAACATGGTACAAATTTGAAGATCATATTTGCAAAAATGGCAAA AGATATGAAGACTTATCTAAAACAAAACACTACGAGAAAAACATAAGATCAAAATTATGCAATTCCATAAACTTTTTGAAGCACtatttattaata GCTTTTATTGTAGCTTTGATAAACTTAATTGTAGTGAAAGGCACACtcatatatgcacatttcAGAGAACACCCAGAAACATCTTCAATTAAACATGTATCTTTTtgcaataaaataatggCATTAATTGTGTGCCTCACCCTTACCAACTGCGCCTTGTTTATAGCctcatttttcttctttaacTCGGAAAAGga GTTTGGCAACTCTCATTATTTGCATGCAGGATTTTACATTCTGCTTTCCGATTTTGTCTCTCATTTTctaattatcatttttataaaaag GGATAAGACAATATTAAAATGTGTATGCGAATTAGAGCTTTTGCCTTGGGAACAGAAACCCAAATTGCCAGTTCACAACACACAGTTTAATGATACATTGATTAGTCCCCACGAGATAACAAATTATC TTCACGTCCTATTTCAAGACGACAATTTAAATGAAGAGAAactaaaaaacttttttggCACGAGCAACTATGaggaaatttattatattattatgaacaaCATAAAAGCGAAGAAGGAAATGATGAACACTTATCCATAA
- a CDS encoding ubiquitin fusion degradation protein 1, which yields MIKIILCVLLTFAFTMNTSVDSKNAATNNISYISAKHNIRRCKPYLSIFTRMKNYTIKTIYKTKLLTYVNDINNLNLLNDKNEFYLISLPLSDKFNPFDGTFCHNNIQHSDKASLPLFIYDLLLNKHIEVPWNFVIEKVDIKKKLIYQNMSMLDVNKLCEYQNINKLDRVFINVLDFKAKKNFIFLPTWVMKSLQLNCFDVVRLRFVKLDTASSVILQPHHKKFFEMSEPKKKLEEKLRYYSCLTKNSTIRINYDSFDYYFDIIRLDTEKKKNVEVASIQDADVVFDFVKEKYNT from the exons atgattaaaattattttatgtgtCCTTCTAACTTTTGCATTTACTATGA ACACCAGTGTTGACTCGAAAAATGCAGCTACAAATAACATATCTTACATATCGGCAAAGCATAACATTCGTAGATGCAAGCCttatttatccatttttacAAGAATGAAGAATTACACTATTAAGACTATATATAAGACAAAA CTTTTAACATATGTAAATGatataaacaatttaaatttattaaatgacAAGAATGAGTTTTATTTGATCTCCCTACCACTTAGCGATAAATTTAACCCGTTCGATG GTACATTTTGCCATAACAATATTCAGCATAGTGATAAAGCCTCCTTacctttatttatatacgatcta CTACTTAATAAACATATTGAAGTTCCTTGGAATTTTGTCATCGAAAAagttgatataaaaaaaaaattaatttatcaaaatatgAGCATGCTCGATGTAAACAAGCTGTGTGAGTACCAAAATATTAACA AACTAGACAGGGTTTTCATCAACGTTTTGGATTtcaaagcaaaaaaaaattttatctttttgcCAACTTGGGTTATGAAATCGTTGCAGCTGAA ctGCTTCGACGTAGTAAGACTAAGATTCGTAAAATTGGACACAGCCTCCAGTGTTATTTTGCAGCCACACCATAAAAAGTTCTTTGAAATGAGCGAGCcaaaa aaaaaattagaagaGAAGTTAAGGTACTATTCTTGCCTTACAAAAAACAGCACAATACGTATTAACTACGACTCCTTTGACTACTATTTTGACATTATTAGACTTGACACTG aaaaaaagaaaaatgttgaAGTGGCTTCTATACAAGATGCGGATGTGGTTTTTGATTTcgtaaaggaaaaatataatacataa